From Halococcus hamelinensis 100A6, one genomic window encodes:
- the prf1 gene encoding peptide chain release factor aRF-1: protein MSTQQTEQSDRKKYEFRRLIEDLKEYEGSGTQLVSLYITPDEKISDNVAHVNEEYSEASNIKSKQTRTNVQDALKSIRDRLRYYDTFPPENGMVLFSGAIDTGGGRTEMVTRVLENPPQPIQSSLYRCSSEFVTEPLEAMLADQGLFGLVVLDRREANVGWLRGKRIEPVSSASSLVPGKQRKGGQSAQRFARLRLEAIDNFYQKVAGMANDLMVPERHDIDGILVGGPSPTKDEFLDGDYLHHELQDKVLGKYDVSYTDESGLSDLVDAASETLAGQEVIEDKNQMEEFFGELHGGNLATYGFGATRENLILGSVDRLLISEDLRQDVVAYECPNGHEEFELVAPRAETPTHTCEECGTEIEEGKREDAIDHLIDIADKRGTETKFISSDFEKGEQLLDAFGGIAGILRYSTGV, encoded by the coding sequence ATGAGCACCCAGCAAACAGAACAATCCGACCGGAAAAAGTACGAGTTCCGGCGGCTGATCGAGGACCTCAAGGAGTACGAGGGATCAGGAACGCAGCTCGTCAGTCTCTATATCACGCCCGACGAGAAGATCTCCGACAACGTCGCCCACGTCAACGAGGAGTACTCGGAAGCCTCGAACATCAAATCCAAGCAGACCAGAACCAACGTCCAGGACGCCCTGAAGTCGATCCGCGACCGGCTCCGCTACTACGACACCTTCCCGCCCGAGAACGGGATGGTACTGTTCAGCGGGGCCATCGACACCGGCGGCGGCCGAACCGAGATGGTGACCCGCGTTCTCGAGAACCCGCCCCAGCCGATCCAGTCCTCGCTGTATCGGTGTTCCTCCGAGTTCGTCACCGAACCCCTCGAAGCGATGCTCGCCGACCAGGGCCTCTTCGGACTCGTCGTGCTCGACCGGCGCGAGGCCAACGTCGGCTGGCTCCGTGGCAAGCGGATCGAACCCGTGAGTTCGGCGTCGTCGCTCGTCCCCGGCAAGCAGCGAAAGGGTGGTCAGTCCGCCCAGCGGTTCGCCCGCCTTCGACTGGAGGCGATCGACAACTTCTATCAGAAGGTCGCGGGGATGGCGAACGACCTCATGGTGCCGGAGCGCCACGATATCGACGGCATACTCGTGGGCGGGCCCTCGCCGACGAAGGACGAGTTCCTCGACGGCGACTACCTCCACCACGAGCTCCAGGACAAGGTCCTCGGGAAGTACGACGTCTCCTACACCGACGAATCGGGACTCTCGGACCTCGTTGACGCCGCGAGCGAGACCCTCGCGGGCCAGGAGGTCATCGAGGACAAAAACCAGATGGAGGAGTTCTTCGGCGAACTCCACGGCGGGAACCTCGCGACCTACGGCTTCGGCGCGACCCGCGAGAACCTCATCCTCGGGTCGGTCGACCGCCTCCTGATCTCCGAGGACCTCCGCCAGGACGTCGTGGCCTACGAGTGTCCGAACGGCCACGAGGAGTTCGAACTCGTCGCCCCGCGAGCCGAGACGCCGACCCACACCTGTGAGGAGTGCGGTACGGAGATCGAGGAGGGCAAACGCGAGGACGCCATCGACCACCTCATCGACATCGCGGACAAGCGCGGCACCGAGACCAAGTTCATCTCCTCGGACTTCGAGAAGGGCGAACAGCTCCTCGACGCGTTCGGCGGGATAGCGGGCATCCTGCGGTACTCGACGGGCGTCTAA
- a CDS encoding tRNA(Ile)(2)-agmatinylcytidine synthase codes for MTLIGFDDTDSREAGMCTTYLAARVAERIRAAGGTVERLVLVRLNPAIEHKTRGNAALCVHTDLDSAEAVAIARDAVEALAVTDDPRTNPGLVVANGEIPDSVVEFSRRALRERLDVDEAEALVEAAGYRHAGWKNARGVVGALAAVGAWAAFDDWTYEHIAYREAHRRGTPREFDHESVFEAADRGYPAVWDTVDRGEGTAVCVPHAPGPILYGIRGDDPETVRTVAAGIESEPVERTALFVTNQGTDAHLADGSMGEAWDGRAYRLDGTVESAPETRRGGHVFVELRDGETSLPCAAFEPTKRFRDRVRALRVGDRLTVCGEVSDGTLKLEKFAVRDLVETELVVPECPECGRSMESAGRDQGYRCRRCGTDAPGKVDRKLDRGLEPGWYEVPPCARRHVAKPLVRGGFDAPTHPER; via the coding sequence GTGACGCTCATCGGGTTCGACGACACCGACTCGCGCGAGGCGGGGATGTGTACCACCTATCTCGCCGCGCGGGTCGCCGAACGGATACGGGCGGCCGGCGGGACCGTCGAGCGCCTGGTCCTCGTTCGGCTGAACCCCGCGATCGAGCACAAGACCCGTGGCAACGCCGCGCTCTGCGTCCACACCGACCTCGACAGCGCGGAAGCCGTCGCCATCGCCCGCGACGCGGTCGAGGCGCTCGCCGTGACCGACGACCCGCGGACGAACCCCGGGCTGGTGGTCGCAAATGGGGAGATTCCCGACTCCGTCGTCGAGTTCTCGCGGCGCGCGCTCCGGGAACGGCTCGACGTCGACGAGGCCGAGGCGCTCGTCGAAGCCGCCGGCTATCGACACGCCGGTTGGAAGAACGCACGTGGCGTGGTAGGGGCGCTCGCGGCGGTCGGGGCCTGGGCGGCGTTCGACGACTGGACCTACGAGCACATCGCCTACCGTGAAGCCCACCGGCGTGGCACGCCTCGCGAGTTCGACCACGAATCGGTGTTCGAAGCGGCGGATCGCGGTTACCCGGCGGTCTGGGACACCGTCGACCGCGGGGAGGGGACGGCGGTCTGCGTACCGCACGCGCCCGGCCCGATCCTCTACGGGATTCGAGGCGACGACCCGGAAACGGTACGGACGGTCGCGGCGGGGATCGAGAGCGAACCGGTGGAACGAACCGCGCTGTTCGTGACGAACCAGGGCACCGACGCCCATCTCGCGGATGGATCGATGGGTGAAGCGTGGGACGGACGAGCCTACCGTCTCGACGGGACCGTCGAATCCGCGCCCGAGACGCGACGGGGTGGACACGTCTTCGTCGAACTCCGCGACGGCGAGACCTCGCTCCCGTGCGCCGCGTTCGAGCCGACGAAGCGGTTCCGCGACCGGGTGCGCGCGCTCCGGGTCGGCGACCGGCTCACCGTCTGCGGCGAAGTGTCGGACGGCACCCTCAAACTCGAGAAGTTCGCGGTTCGCGACCTCGTGGAGACGGAACTCGTGGTGCCCGAATGTCCCGAGTGTGGGCGCTCGATGGAGAGCGCCGGCCGGGACCAGGGCTATCGGTGTCGTCGGTGCGGGACCGACGCACCCGGAAAGGTCGACCGGAAGCTCGATCGAGGGCTCGAACCCGGCTGGTACGAGGTGCCGCCGTGTGCCCGCCGTCACGTCGCCAAACCCCTCGTTCGGGGCGGATTCGACGCGCCGACCCATCCCGAGCGGTGA
- the argS gene encoding arginine--tRNA ligase, translating into MFLSLRTEVTEALSGALAALDVPSADLGIEEPPENVDAVLASSAAFRLAPDLEAPPPAIAGRLAEAIDPAGYEYLESVSVAGPYVNFHPSDAYYEDTLRAAGDDEYGRLESTDERVVVEHTSANPTGPVHVGRARNPIIGDALANVLDFAGDDVDRHYYVNDAGRQMAVFTWAYETFDEDELPEPERDEADYDLVRYYRKGNELLEEGDEAEVEAAEAEIQSILQGLEEDDEATYERVERVVDTVLSGMRGTLSRLPAEFDEFVKETRFMRDGSTSEVAERLREMDESVLEEGAWQLDLSEFGFEKKLVFLRSDGTSLYTTRDLAHHEWKLANYDRAVTVVGEDHKLQADQLDHALDMLGNDTDRIAHLLYSYVNLPEGKMSTRAGTGIDLDDLLDEAVGRAREEVESRLDDRIRDDDLSGDDVERIARQVGIGAVRYDIVSKQPTKAITFEWDRALNFEAQSAPYVQYVHARTCGILSEADADPTTDLDASALSTPEERALLRVVARFPAVVERAADELAPHVVATYTREFAETFNAFYRECPVLSADDEVREARLALVAASRNTVANALSLLGVAAPESM; encoded by the coding sequence ATGTTCCTCTCGCTCCGAACGGAGGTCACGGAGGCGCTCTCGGGCGCGCTCGCTGCGCTCGACGTGCCCTCGGCCGACCTCGGTATCGAGGAGCCGCCGGAGAACGTCGACGCGGTGTTGGCGTCGAGCGCGGCCTTTCGGCTCGCCCCCGACCTCGAAGCGCCACCGCCGGCGATCGCGGGTCGACTCGCCGAGGCCATCGATCCGGCGGGATACGAGTACCTCGAATCGGTCTCAGTGGCGGGGCCGTACGTCAACTTCCATCCCAGCGACGCCTACTACGAGGACACCCTTCGGGCGGCGGGCGACGACGAGTACGGACGGCTCGAATCGACCGACGAGCGCGTCGTGGTCGAACACACCAGCGCGAACCCCACCGGACCAGTTCACGTCGGGCGGGCACGCAACCCGATCATCGGCGACGCGCTGGCGAACGTACTGGATTTCGCCGGCGACGACGTCGACCGCCACTACTACGTCAACGACGCGGGCCGACAGATGGCGGTGTTCACGTGGGCCTACGAGACCTTCGACGAGGACGAGCTCCCGGAGCCCGAACGCGACGAGGCCGACTACGACCTCGTACGCTACTACCGGAAGGGCAACGAGCTCCTGGAGGAGGGCGACGAGGCCGAGGTGGAGGCCGCCGAAGCCGAGATTCAGTCGATCCTGCAGGGTCTAGAGGAGGACGACGAGGCGACCTACGAACGCGTCGAGCGGGTCGTCGACACCGTCCTCTCCGGGATGCGCGGGACGCTCTCGCGGCTCCCCGCGGAGTTCGACGAGTTCGTGAAGGAGACGCGGTTCATGCGCGACGGGAGCACGAGCGAGGTCGCCGAGCGTCTCCGCGAGATGGACGAATCCGTTCTGGAGGAGGGGGCCTGGCAGCTCGACCTCTCGGAATTCGGCTTCGAGAAGAAGCTCGTCTTCCTCCGGTCGGACGGCACCTCGCTCTACACAACCCGCGACCTGGCCCACCACGAGTGGAAGCTCGCGAACTACGACCGCGCCGTGACCGTCGTCGGCGAGGACCACAAACTCCAGGCCGACCAGCTCGACCACGCGCTCGACATGCTCGGCAACGACACGGATCGTATAGCACACCTGCTCTACTCCTACGTCAACCTCCCCGAGGGGAAGATGAGCACCCGCGCGGGCACCGGCATCGACCTCGACGACCTGCTCGACGAGGCCGTCGGGCGGGCCCGCGAGGAGGTCGAGAGCCGCCTCGACGACCGGATCCGCGACGACGACCTCTCGGGGGACGACGTCGAGCGGATCGCCCGCCAGGTCGGGATCGGCGCGGTGCGCTACGACATCGTCTCGAAACAGCCGACGAAGGCCATCACGTTCGAGTGGGATCGGGCCCTGAACTTCGAGGCCCAGAGCGCGCCCTACGTCCAGTACGTCCACGCGCGAACGTGTGGGATCTTGAGCGAGGCCGACGCGGATCCGACGACGGACCTCGACGCGAGCGCGCTCTCGACCCCCGAGGAGCGGGCGCTGCTCCGCGTCGTCGCGCGATTCCCGGCGGTGGTCGAGCGCGCCGCCGACGAACTCGCCCCCCACGTCGTCGCGACCTACACCCGCGAGTTCGCCGAGACGTTCAACGCCTTCTACCGCGAGTGTCCGGTGCTCTCGGCCGACGACGAGGTCCGCGAGGCCCGGCTGGCGCTCGTCGCTGCGTCGCGGAACACGGTCGCGAACGCCCTCTCGCTGCTCGGGGTCGCCGCGCCGGAATCGATGTAG
- a CDS encoding P-loop NTPase, with amino-acid sequence MAGRVYALASGKGGVGKTTSAVNLGAALHDAGYDTVVLDADLAMANLGGLVGTEDGPTVHDVLAGEAALGDALVWIDGDGPRRTPPAEGPSFVVVPGSRSLDSFAAADPGELRRVVESLAAAADFVVCDTGAGLTHENAVPFGVADGVVLVTTPDPVAIADARKTAGFAERAGGTVVGSVLTHATDETDVSGVARRLGTETLAVVPESSDVGNEPLVRTAPEGYAAEAYRRLASALADRDEPSGEEAFADSSIVTTSETTESGVSRVMGRLSGAFDRDRNG; translated from the coding sequence ATGGCGGGACGCGTCTACGCGCTGGCGAGCGGGAAGGGTGGCGTCGGCAAGACCACGTCGGCGGTCAACCTCGGCGCGGCGCTCCACGACGCCGGCTACGATACCGTCGTCCTCGACGCCGACCTCGCGATGGCGAACCTCGGCGGCCTCGTGGGTACCGAGGACGGCCCGACGGTCCACGACGTGCTCGCGGGCGAGGCGGCCCTCGGCGACGCGCTGGTCTGGATCGACGGGGACGGGCCGCGGCGCACGCCACCGGCGGAGGGGCCGTCGTTCGTGGTGGTGCCGGGCTCGCGCTCGCTCGATTCGTTCGCCGCCGCCGACCCCGGCGAGCTCCGGCGGGTCGTCGAGTCGCTCGCCGCGGCCGCCGACTTCGTGGTCTGTGACACCGGTGCGGGCCTGACCCACGAGAACGCGGTGCCGTTCGGCGTGGCGGACGGCGTGGTGCTCGTGACCACCCCGGACCCGGTGGCGATCGCGGACGCGCGAAAGACCGCGGGCTTCGCCGAGCGGGCGGGCGGGACGGTCGTCGGCTCGGTGCTCACCCATGCGACCGACGAGACCGACGTCTCCGGGGTGGCTCGACGGCTGGGCACCGAGACGCTCGCGGTGGTTCCCGAGTCGTCCGACGTGGGAAACGAGCCGCTGGTTCGGACGGCCCCCGAGGGCTACGCGGCCGAGGCCTATCGTCGCCTCGCGTCGGCGCTCGCCGACCGCGACGAACCGAGCGGGGAGGAGGCGTTCGCCGACAGCTCGATCGTGACGACGTCAGAGACGACCGAATCCGGTGTTTCGCGGGTGATGGGTCGGCTCTCGGGGGCGTTCGACCGGGATCGGAACGGGTAG
- the ribB gene encoding 3,4-dihydroxy-2-butanone-4-phosphate synthase, which produces MSRTEPSTDHADPVERAIEAFEAGEPVLIHDAADREGETDLIYPAGAVTPAAVARLRNDAGGLVCVAVSDAVARAFDLPFAREVIDHPVASGETLSYGDRSSFSLTVNHRDTYTGITDDDRSTTITALSRAASAPDEFDFAAEFRAPGHVHLLRGAPGLLTDRRGHTELGLALAAAAERPPAVVVCEMLDDSGGALSPADARAYADHNDLVYVEGSRLVDRFDGS; this is translated from the coding sequence ATGTCGCGAACCGAGCCCTCGACCGACCACGCCGACCCCGTCGAGCGCGCCATCGAGGCGTTCGAGGCCGGCGAGCCGGTGTTGATCCACGACGCCGCCGACCGCGAGGGCGAGACCGACCTGATCTACCCCGCGGGTGCCGTGACACCCGCGGCCGTCGCCCGCCTCCGCAACGACGCCGGCGGGCTGGTCTGCGTCGCGGTCTCCGACGCCGTCGCTCGCGCGTTCGACCTCCCGTTCGCCCGCGAGGTCATCGACCATCCGGTCGCCAGCGGCGAGACCCTGAGCTACGGCGACCGGTCGTCGTTCTCGCTCACGGTGAACCATCGGGACACCTACACCGGGATCACCGACGACGACCGTTCGACGACCATCACGGCGCTCTCGCGGGCCGCGAGTGCGCCCGACGAGTTCGACTTCGCGGCCGAGTTCCGTGCGCCCGGCCACGTCCACCTCCTGCGGGGCGCACCCGGCTTGTTGACGGACCGCCGCGGCCACACCGAACTCGGCCTCGCGCTCGCCGCGGCCGCCGAACGCCCGCCGGCGGTCGTGGTCTGTGAGATGCTCGACGACTCGGGCGGGGCGCTCTCGCCCGCCGACGCCCGCGCCTACGCCGACCACAACGACCTCGTCTACGTCGAGGGGTCGCGTCTCGTGGACCGATTCGACGGCTCGTAA
- a CDS encoding branched-chain amino acid transaminase translates to MGFDEMDVDTVWMDGEFVDWDEAQVHVLTHGLHYGSGVFEGVRCYDTEEGPAIFRWDEHLDRFYNSAKPYDMEIDHSREELTEATLELIERQDLESCYIRPIAFYGYNSLGVSPQDCPTQTAIACWPWGTYLGDEALENGVDVMVSSWRKHASSQIPTNAKTTGLYVNSMLAGEEARRNGYVEAIVLNKEGNVAEGPGENLFLVRDGTIHTPGFAESILDGITRQSVVTLARERGYDVDDSASISRGELYTADELFFTGTAAEITPIRSVDDTAIGTGERGPVTEELQSAFFDLVERRTDDHDEWFTHL, encoded by the coding sequence ATGGGATTCGACGAGATGGACGTCGACACGGTCTGGATGGACGGGGAGTTCGTCGACTGGGACGAGGCGCAGGTCCACGTCCTCACACACGGCCTCCACTACGGCTCCGGGGTCTTCGAGGGCGTCCGCTGCTACGACACCGAGGAGGGCCCGGCGATCTTCCGGTGGGACGAACACCTCGACCGGTTCTACAACTCCGCGAAGCCGTACGACATGGAGATCGACCACTCGCGCGAGGAGCTCACCGAGGCCACGCTCGAACTCATCGAGCGCCAGGACCTCGAATCGTGCTACATTCGGCCGATCGCCTTCTACGGCTACAATAGTTTAGGCGTGAGCCCGCAGGACTGCCCGACGCAGACCGCCATCGCGTGCTGGCCGTGGGGCACCTACCTCGGCGACGAGGCGCTCGAAAACGGCGTCGACGTGATGGTCTCCTCGTGGCGAAAGCACGCGTCGAGCCAGATCCCGACCAACGCCAAGACCACGGGTCTCTACGTCAACTCGATGCTCGCGGGCGAGGAGGCCCGGCGAAACGGCTACGTCGAGGCCATCGTGCTCAACAAGGAGGGCAACGTCGCCGAGGGCCCCGGCGAGAACCTCTTTTTGGTTCGCGACGGCACCATCCACACGCCGGGCTTCGCCGAGAGCATTCTGGATGGGATCACCCGCCAATCGGTCGTCACGCTCGCGCGCGAACGCGGCTACGACGTCGACGACTCGGCCTCGATCTCCCGCGGCGAGCTCTACACCGCCGACGAACTCTTCTTTACCGGGACCGCCGCCGAGATCACCCCGATCCGCTCGGTCGACGACACGGCCATCGGCACCGGCGAGCGCGGCCCCGTCACCGAGGAGCTGCAGTCGGCCTTCTTCGACCTGGTCGAGCGCCGCACCGACGACCACGACGAGTGGTTCACCCACCTTTAG
- a CDS encoding pyridoxal-phosphate dependent enzyme — MPATLRCPACGTTYADRWRCTCGHPLDFADRPLPDRPAPAFTDLDARDGLWTFDEFLPVEKRATLGEGWTPLVDAPDWHCAFKLEYVSPTGSFKDRGAATTVSRALEVGAERVVEDSSGNAGTAIATYAARAGLDAEIFTPADAKPAKLRAIERAGATLRRVEGSREDVTAAAIDAVGKDEGWYASHAWNPAFFVGTATFAFEVAAQRDWEVPDAVVLPLGHGTLFLGAYRGFRALREAGWTRKVPRLLGAQATGYDPIASSETNDENDLADGIHIREPVRADEIHEAIETTDGDAIAIDAVATDREHDRLGRAGFNVEPTCAVATAALTEYRDRGVLDDEDDVVVPLTGTGLKN; from the coding sequence ATGCCCGCGACCCTCCGGTGTCCCGCCTGCGGCACCACTTACGCCGACCGCTGGCGGTGCACCTGCGGCCACCCGCTCGACTTCGCCGACCGCCCGCTCCCCGACCGCCCCGCGCCCGCGTTCACTGACTTGGACGCTCGTGACGGGCTCTGGACCTTCGACGAGTTCCTCCCGGTCGAGAAACGCGCGACCCTCGGCGAGGGCTGGACCCCGCTGGTCGACGCGCCCGACTGGCACTGCGCGTTCAAGCTCGAATACGTCTCGCCAACGGGGAGCTTCAAGGACCGCGGCGCGGCCACCACGGTCTCGCGCGCCCTCGAAGTCGGGGCCGAGCGCGTGGTCGAGGATTCGTCCGGTAACGCCGGTACGGCCATCGCGACCTACGCCGCCCGCGCGGGTCTCGACGCCGAGATATTCACCCCGGCGGACGCGAAACCCGCGAAACTCCGGGCGATCGAGCGCGCCGGTGCGACCCTCCGCCGGGTCGAGGGCTCGCGCGAGGACGTGACCGCCGCCGCCATCGACGCAGTAGGAAAAGACGAGGGCTGGTACGCGAGCCACGCCTGGAACCCCGCGTTCTTCGTCGGCACGGCGACCTTCGCCTTCGAGGTCGCGGCCCAACGCGACTGGGAGGTCCCCGACGCGGTCGTGCTCCCGCTCGGTCACGGCACCCTCTTCCTCGGGGCCTATCGCGGTTTCCGCGCGCTCCGTGAGGCGGGCTGGACACGAAAAGTCCCACGACTGCTCGGCGCACAGGCGACCGGCTACGACCCGATCGCGAGTTCCGAAACGAACGACGAGAACGACCTCGCCGACGGCATCCACATCCGCGAGCCAGTGAGAGCCGACGAGATCCACGAGGCGATCGAAACGACCGACGGCGACGCGATCGCCATCGACGCCGTGGCGACCGACCGCGAACACGACCGCCTCGGTCGCGCGGGCTTCAACGTCGAACCGACGTGCGCGGTGGCGACCGCCGCGCTCACCGAGTACCGCGACCGAGGTGTTCTCGACGACGAGGACGACGTCGTCGTCCCGCTCACCGGCACCGGGCTGAAGAACTGA
- a CDS encoding TackOD1 domain-containing metal-binding protein: protein MVSPGTLTALTALADGSTAEYEPSIDTDTGDVGYPAAERHLNDDDPGAYEVLESLAQRDILEKTFVEKVYVCPSCDAEGMQYTTACGGCGSAYTVETDLFEHLACGHIAPRDEFEVGAEEYVCPGCEVELETLDEVERGTRHVCQDCGSYFETPEHALRCRECSEVFAPEDTIERVLCRYSLTDGGRQWVDAQLAARESVVEMLEERGFEAEADTTVHTDAGDHPVHVYAEDILLDSRIVASIHERPVEADALHLRDVAAAVDARPFLITTLGSVGAGVEPVAESADMRILSAETDGGLRNDYQVTENPRPSQSLMQRIASAVRQP, encoded by the coding sequence ATGGTTTCGCCCGGAACACTCACAGCCCTCACGGCGCTCGCGGACGGGTCGACGGCGGAGTACGAGCCGTCGATCGATACCGATACCGGCGATGTCGGCTACCCGGCGGCCGAACGCCACCTCAACGACGACGACCCCGGGGCCTACGAGGTGCTCGAATCGTTGGCCCAGCGCGACATTCTGGAGAAGACCTTCGTCGAGAAGGTCTACGTCTGCCCGAGCTGCGACGCCGAGGGGATGCAGTACACCACGGCCTGTGGCGGCTGTGGCTCGGCCTACACCGTCGAGACCGACCTGTTCGAACACCTCGCGTGCGGGCACATCGCCCCGCGCGACGAGTTCGAGGTCGGTGCCGAGGAGTACGTCTGTCCCGGCTGCGAGGTGGAACTCGAAACCCTCGACGAGGTCGAGCGCGGGACGAGACACGTCTGTCAGGACTGCGGGTCGTACTTCGAGACCCCCGAACACGCCCTCCGGTGTCGCGAGTGTAGCGAGGTCTTCGCGCCCGAGGACACCATCGAACGGGTGCTCTGTCGGTACAGCCTCACCGACGGCGGCCGCCAGTGGGTCGACGCCCAGCTCGCCGCGCGCGAGTCGGTCGTCGAGATGCTCGAAGAGCGCGGGTTCGAGGCCGAGGCCGACACGACCGTCCACACCGACGCCGGCGACCACCCCGTCCACGTCTACGCCGAGGACATCCTGCTCGACAGTCGGATCGTGGCGTCGATCCACGAACGCCCCGTGGAGGCGGACGCGCTCCACCTCCGCGACGTCGCGGCGGCGGTCGACGCCCGCCCCTTCCTGATTACCACGCTGGGGTCGGTCGGGGCCGGCGTCGAACCGGTGGCCGAATCGGCCGACATGCGGATCCTGAGCGCCGAGACCGACGGCGGGCTCCGGAACGATTACCAGGTGACCGAGAACCCACGGCCCTCCCAGTCGCTGATGCAACGGATCGCCTCGGCGGTCAGACAGCCGTAG
- a CDS encoding sugar phosphate isomerase/epimerase family protein — protein sequence MAVRRGFVTQVGMGYEEAFARADEYGLDFVELMMDGAHERTRLDPEAVRESATDHDLDLLVHLPFALDIASPFEHVREGALRELLAAIETAVDCGAEKGVVHASTSAWSAAWDPQELRPNLFETVRELDEFARSHDFAVCVENVPGDFLPAGSFPDLFEATEARMTLDTGHARMNGLGSGEMADLLTTHGDRVSHIHLNDTRKPADEHLPFGSGTIDFERVLEPLSEGWAGTLSLEAFTTEWSYIETSVDHLDALLA from the coding sequence ATGGCCGTTCGACGGGGGTTCGTGACACAGGTCGGGATGGGGTACGAGGAGGCGTTCGCGCGCGCCGACGAGTACGGGCTCGACTTCGTGGAGCTCATGATGGACGGCGCGCACGAACGGACTCGCCTCGACCCGGAAGCGGTGCGCGAGTCGGCCACCGACCACGACCTCGACCTGCTGGTGCATCTCCCGTTCGCGCTCGATATCGCCTCGCCGTTCGAGCACGTCCGCGAGGGCGCGCTTCGGGAGCTCCTCGCGGCGATCGAGACCGCCGTCGACTGTGGGGCCGAGAAGGGCGTGGTCCACGCGAGCACGTCGGCGTGGTCGGCCGCGTGGGACCCCCAGGAACTCCGTCCCAACCTCTTCGAGACGGTCCGCGAACTCGACGAGTTCGCCCGGAGCCACGACTTCGCGGTCTGTGTCGAGAACGTCCCCGGCGACTTCCTGCCCGCCGGGTCGTTCCCCGACCTCTTCGAGGCGACCGAGGCCCGGATGACGCTGGACACCGGCCACGCCAGGATGAACGGGCTCGGTTCGGGAGAGATGGCCGACCTCCTCACGACCCACGGCGACCGGGTCTCACACATCCACCTCAACGACACCCGCAAGCCCGCCGACGAACACCTCCCGTTCGGCTCGGGCACCATCGACTTCGAACGGGTTCTCGAACCGCTCTCGGAGGGCTGGGCCGGCACGCTCTCGCTCGAAGCCTTCACCACGGAGTGGAGCTACATCGAGACCAGCGTCGACCACCTCGACGCGCTGCTTGCCTGA
- a CDS encoding DUF120 domain-containing protein: MSTATEAAVGNDELATLKQLALRGGLDGEIKVSCANLAADLDASNQTASRRLQRLDDLGLLDRETVSDGQWVSVTDAGERALHEEYAAYRRIFERETTIELDGEVTSGMGEGRHYISLPGYMEQFEPRLGYEPFLGTLNVSLVSDSTRERTGLDSVDPVEIEGWEDDDRTYGPAFCYPATVEADGREYDPAHVIAPERTHHDEDQLELIAPAKLREALDLDDGDRVTVRIEAES; encoded by the coding sequence ATGTCGACGGCAACCGAGGCGGCGGTCGGAAACGACGAGCTCGCCACCCTCAAACAGCTCGCGCTCCGTGGCGGGCTCGACGGCGAGATCAAGGTCTCGTGTGCGAACCTCGCGGCCGATCTCGACGCCTCGAACCAGACCGCCTCGCGCCGGCTCCAGCGCCTCGACGACCTCGGCCTCCTCGACCGCGAGACCGTCTCGGACGGGCAGTGGGTTTCGGTCACGGACGCCGGCGAGCGCGCGCTCCACGAGGAGTACGCCGCCTACCGCCGGATCTTCGAACGCGAAACCACCATCGAACTCGACGGCGAGGTCACCAGCGGAATGGGCGAGGGCCGCCACTACATCTCGCTCCCCGGCTACATGGAGCAGTTCGAACCACGGCTCGGCTACGAACCGTTCCTCGGAACCCTCAACGTCTCGCTGGTGTCGGACAGCACCCGCGAGCGCACCGGCCTCGACTCGGTCGATCCGGTCGAGATCGAGGGCTGGGAGGACGACGACCGGACGTACGGTCCCGCCTTCTGTTATCCCGCCACCGTCGAAGCCGACGGCCGGGAGTACGACCCCGCCCACGTCATCGCGCCCGAGCGCACCCACCACGACGAGGACCAGCTCGAACTCATCGCGCCGGCGAAGCTCCGCGAGGCGCTCGACCTCGACGACGGTGACCGGGTCACGGTCCGGATCGAGGCCGAGTCGTGA
- a CDS encoding DUF6276 family protein, whose amino-acid sequence MDCPDCGEETVAFAVPEEYRELAPGDDEVLALCPTCLGLHPTADADPEPDFARVGDAFPTGAAAIPMALVLGSLDSLALHRSAIETLLERVERAGADPLLVLDRLAADPGVDARVDLDGRRRQVSQFRA is encoded by the coding sequence ATGGACTGCCCCGACTGTGGCGAGGAGACCGTCGCGTTCGCCGTCCCGGAGGAGTATCGGGAGCTCGCGCCCGGTGACGACGAGGTGCTCGCGCTCTGTCCGACCTGCCTCGGGCTCCACCCGACCGCGGACGCCGACCCGGAGCCCGACTTCGCGCGGGTGGGTGACGCCTTTCCGACGGGTGCGGCCGCGATACCGATGGCGCTCGTGCTCGGATCGCTCGATTCGCTCGCGCTCCACCGGTCGGCGATCGAGACGCTGCTCGAACGGGTCGAGCGCGCCGGGGCCGACCCGCTGTTGGTGCTCGATCGGCTCGCGGCCGACCCGGGGGTCGACGCGCGGGTGGACCTCGACGGGCGGCGGCGGCAGGTGTCGCAGTTCCGGGCGTGA